TCAGGTCGACACCCGCGACCTTGACGCCCGCGTTCAGCAGGATGTGCTCACCCTCCATCGCGCGGCGGGCATCGGCGTCCATGCCGAAGATAGAGCGTTGCGAGATGGCGTAAGTGCCATCGAGATAGGCCGGGCCGATTTTTACCGTGGCGCGCGCCGCGTCGAAGGTCTGCTCGTTCTGGCGCCAGCCGACGTTGCCGACGAAGCGCGAGTTGCCCAGCACGATCCGCTGGCGGCCCACGGTCACCGATCCGAACTTGCCGAAATAGCCGACCTGCAAGCGGTTCAACTCGACATTCTCCGGGTCGGCGATGACCGAGTATTCCGGGCGACGCTGGCTGGCGTCGATGGGAAAGGGATAGGCGTTGTAGTTGTCGACGATAGCCAGAGTGCCCTCGGCCTCGGCCAGAACCGAAAAACCGCTCGCCTTGATCTCCGCACCGGCGCTGACACTCACCGTGACCGCATCGGCATCGAGGTCGATGTCATCCTGATCGACCGCTTCATAGCGCAGCACGCCTTCGATGATCGGGTCGATCGTCACGCCGTCGCCAATGGCGATCGGGTCGCCGGGTTTGGCATAGGCCGTCCCGGACATGGCGAGGCCCGATGCCGCCGCCGTAAGCAAGAGAATGCTTTTCCTCATGTATTCGCCTCCATCTGACCGGGCGGTCCCTCATGCCCGGGTGTCCTGAAAATGATGGCAGGGCATCGTTGCCCGCCGCTGTTTCGGGGGTATCGGGCGGCATCGCCCGTCCGTTTCAGGACCGCATCAGAAGGGGCGCCATTGCCCGTCCCTTGCCCCGCAGGTCGCAGGGCGCGGTGTGATATGGCGGAGCCGAGGGGTCTAGCGGCTCCGCGACCCGACCGTCACCGACCGGGTGGAGAGTTCGGTTCAGGCGGCCTTTGCCGCCGGACCATGATCGTATTCGGCAAGGAAATGCAGAACCTCCTGCCGGTATTGGTAGAACTGCGGATGCTCCAACAGCGCCTTGCGGTCGCGCGGACGCGGCAGGTCGACCTTCAGCACCTTGCCGATGGTGGCATTGGGGCCGTTGGTCATCATCACCACGCGGTCTGCCAGCAGGATCGCCTCATCCACGTCGTGCGTGACCATGATCGCAGTGACCTTGGTGCGGTTCCACACTTCGACCAGCACATCCTGCAAATCCCAGCGGGTGAGCGAGTCCAGCATGCCGAAAGGTTCGTCGAGCAACAGCAGGCGCGGGCTGAGCGCGAAGGCGCGGGCGATGCCGACGCGCTGGCGCATGCCATTCGACATTTCCGCCGCCATCTTCTCTTTCGCGTCGATCAGCCCGACCCGGTCGAGATAATAGTCGACGATGTCGCGGCGCTCGGCGCGGGATGCGTGGGGGTACACCCTCTCTACGCCGAGCGCCACGTTCTGCCTGGCCGTGAGCCACGGCATCAGGCTGGGGGCCTGGAAAACGACGGCCTTGTCGGGACCGGCGGCGCTGATCTCTCGGTTATCCAGCACGATGCCGCCGCCGCTGATCTCGTTCAGGCCGGCCGCCATGGTCAGCACGGTCGACTTGCCGCAACCGGAGTGGCCGATGAGCGAGACGAACTCGCCCTTGTCCATGATCAGGTTGAAATCGTCGACGACCTTCAGCGGGCCGTTCGGCGTAGGGTAGACCTTGTCGAGCTTGAAAAATTCCAGATAGCGGTTCTCGACATTGGTCTTGCCGGCTTCCTGATAGGCCTTCGGTGGAGGTGCAAGGTCGAGCGGGGCGACGCCCGGAAGCGCGGTGGCGCTCTCGCCCACGGTCGAACTCTCGGCGTTCAGCGTCGAGAGATAGTTGACGATCCGATTTCGAAGGGCCTTGAAATGCTCATCGTCGTTCACGCCTTCGCGGTCGCGCGGGCGCGGCACGTCGACTTCGAAGATCTTCCCGATCCGGGCCGCAGGGGCCGGGGTCAGCACCGCGACACGGTCGGCGAGCAAAAGCGCCTCGTCCACGTCGTTGGTAACGAGGATGATCGTGCGCTTCTCCTCCTCGCGAATGCGCTCTATCTCGTCCTGCAGCTTGGCGCGGGTCAGCGCGTCGAGCGCAGAGAGTGGCTCGTCGAGCAGCAGGATTTCCGGCTCCATCGCCAGCGCACGGGCCACGGCAACGCGCTGGCGCATGCCGCCCGAAAGCTGCGCGGGCTTGCGATCCATCGCGTGGCCAAGGCCGACGAGCTCGACCTTCTGCTTTACCAGTGCGGCGCGCTCGACCTTGGACTTGTCCTTGTGCACGGCATCGACGGCCAGCGCGACGTTTTGCTGCACCGAAAGCCACGGGAACAGCGAGTAGGACTGAAACACGAGGCCGCGTTCCTTGTCCGGCCCGTCGATGGGCTCGCCGCGTAGCAGGATCTGGCCATCGTCAGGCTCGACCAGACCGGCGACCGTACTGATAAGCGTGGTCTTGCCCGCGCCGGAAAAGCCGAGGATCGCGATGAATTCGCCCTCCGCGACGTCCAGCTCGATGCCGCCCAGCACGTTGGTCGTGGTGCCGGTTTTGCCGGTATAGCTTTTTGTCACGCCCTGCAGCGAAAGGATCGGCTGTTCCATCACGGTTCTCCTTCGCCCCCGATCAGATCGTGCGGTTCTTGGAAACGAGTGCCTGCAGCGCCATCATGATCCGGTCGAGCCCGAAGCCGATGAAGCCAATGACGACGACGGCGAACATGATGCGGGCGAGCGACTGGCTGGACCCGTTCTGGAACTCATCCCACACGAACTTGCCGAGGCCGGGGTTCTGGGCGAGCATTTCCGCCGCGATCAGCACCATCCAGCCCACGCCCAGCGACAGGCGCATCCCGGTGAAGATGTAGGGCAGCGAGGCAGGCAGGACGAGCTTGGTCAGCTTGGCAAAAGTGCCCAGCTTCAACACGCGCCCCACGGCCAGAAGATCCTTGTCGATGCTGGCCGTGCCGACGGCGGTGTTGATCAGGGTGGGCCAGAGGGAGCAGAGCATGACGACCAGCGCGGAAATCACGAACGCCTTGGGCAGCAGCGGATCAGCGTTGGTGATCATGGCCGAGATAACCATCGTCACGATGGGCAGCCATGCCAGCGGGCTGACCGGCTTCATGATCTGGATCAGCGGATTGATCGCAGCGTTGAACAGTGGCGACAGGCCTGCCGCCAGTCCGATCGGCACGGCAACCAGCGTGGCAAGGATAAAGCCCAGCGCCACGGTCTTCAGCGAGGTGAAGATCTGGTCGAGGAAGGTCGGCGCACCGGCATAGGTAAAGTCGCGCACGCCCGCCGGGTTGCCCGCGGCGATGGCGGCGGTGTTTCGGGCATTCTGATCGGCGTAGAACTGCGCCTCGGCTTCCTTGCCCGCGACCCATTCGTCATAGAGCGCAACGCCCTGTTCGGCGACTTCGACCGGCCCTGGAAGCGCCCCCAGAGAGGTATCGACCTGCGGCGCCAGCACGCCCCACAGCGCAAGGAAGGCGAGCACGCCCAGCACCGGGGCGATCAGGCCCTTGGCAAGGGCCGCACCCTTCGCCACCGCCGGGTTCGGCTTCTTCGGCTCTGCCGTTGCGGTTTCCGCGTCTGGCACGGCGACCTTGCCCCCGACAGAGACGGATCCGGAGCCGGTAGCGCCTTCCATCGTGGGGGTTTCAGGGTCGTGCCTGTCTGCGAATACGGTGGCCATGATCGATAACTCCTGAGGCAATATCCGGGTGTCGGTCCCGGTTGTTACTTCACGCCCGACGCGGTCACGGTCTGGCCCTGCTTCAGGCCGATCGGGAACTTCGCAAGGTAGGCGTTCGGCGTCTTGCCATCGAATGTGATGCCGTCGATGAAGCCGCTCTGCTCACCGCGATAGCCGTCCGTTTCGGGCACGCTGGCCGCCGGGATCACGCCATCTTCAACCAGCTTGTTGGCGGCGGCAAGATAGAGATCGGGGCGATAGACCGCCTTCGCGGTATCGGCGTACCACTGGTCGGTCTGGTCCTGCGAAATCTGGCCCCAGCGGCGCATCTGGGTCAGGTACCAGATCGCGTCCGAATAATAGGGATAGCCTGCGTACTTGTCGAAGAAGATGTTGAAGCCCGGCGCGTCGCGGGTGTCGCCCGGCGCAAAGGTGAACTTGCCGGTCATCGACGCGGCGATCACGTCGTAATCGGCACCGACGTAGTTCGACTGTGACAGGATCTTCACCGCTTCGGGCCGGTTCGCGCCGCCGTCGGCATCCAGCCACTGTTGCGCGCGGATCATGGCACGCAGGATCGCGGCGGTGGTGGCCGGGTATTTCTCGGCAAAGTCCTTGCGGATGCCGAAGACCTTTTCCGGGTTGTCGTTCCAGATTTCATCGTCGGTGATGACGGGCACGCCGATCTTCTTGAAGACGGCGGCCTGATTCCACGGCTCACCGACGCAATATCCTTCGATGGTGCCCGCTTCCATCGTGGCGGGCATCTGCGGCGGCGGGGTGACGGAAAGCTGGACATCGGCATCGACGGTGCCGCCGACATCGCCATCTGTGTAATAGCCGGGGTTCAGGCCACCGGCGGCAAGCCAGTAGCGCAGCTCGTAGTTATGGGTCGAGACCGGGAAGACCATGCCCATCTTGAACGGCTTGCCCTGTTCGTTGCGGGCCTTGACCACCGGCTTCAGCGCGCTGGCGCTGATCGGGTGCTTGACCTTCCCACCCTCCATCGGAAGGTCGCCCTTGATCTCGTCCCAGACCTTGTTTGACACGGTTATGGCGTTGCCGTTGAGGTCCATCGACAGCGGGGCGATCAGGTCGGCCTTGGTGCCGTAACCGATTGTCGCCGCAATTGGCTGACCGGCCAGCATGTGCGCGCCGTCAAGCTGCCCGCCGATCACGCCGTCGAGCAGGACTTTCCAGTTCGCCTGCGCTTCGAGTTCGACGTTCAGGCCTTCGTCGGCGAAAAAGCCCTTTTCCTTGGCGATGGCGAGCGGGGCCATGTCGGTCAGCTTGATGAAGCCCAGCTTCAGGTTCGGCTTTTCGATCGCGCCGTCGACACTGGCCGCAGTGACATTCTGCGCGGCGGGGGCGTCGCTGCTCGACCCGCAGCCTGCAAGGGCAAGGCTGGCGGTAATTGCACCGATGCCTGCCAGGGCGACCCGCCTGCTGAAACCGAAACCGTTCGCTGAACGCATTGTTACTTCCCCGTCCTGACGCAAACACGAAAAAGCCGCCTCGATCAGACCCCAACGGGATCGTATCGGGCGGCTACGGTGCCACGCGTGATGAAATTGGTGAGCGGCGATGATCAGGGCCACCATCCGTGGTGGCTATCGATCGCTCGGCCATCTTTCTATGCGATTCGCGGCATCGCGGTAAAGCCCTTTTTGCATTGCAGCAGGAAATTGCCCGACTTCAATTGCTTAGCCGCCCTCGGCCAAATAGGCTTCAACCCGGTCGGGGTCGAACACCTTGCCGTCGAAAAAAGTGTTCGCGGACAAGGTGATATCACCTTGCTGTGTGCCCACAGCCAGCGGTCCGGCAACACTGCCTTCAACTTTCGAACTGGCGCCGGGAAGCGGATCGCCGGTGCCGATTAGTGCGCTGCGGTAAACATCCGGGCGAAACACGCCGGCGGCGGCTAGGGCGTCTGCGGCGGTATAGGGCAGGTGGTCCCAGCGGCTCATCTGGCTGTAGAGCCACATCGCCTGACTGACCCACGGGAAGTTCGCCGCCTCACTGTGCTGAAACATGAAATCGCCATAGTGGATCGGCGCGCTGCCCTTGCTCAATACCAGCTTGTCCGAAATGGCGCGGCCGATCACCTCTGCATCGGCGTCGCAATATTCGGGGCGGGCGAGGATGCGGGCATTCTCCGCCCAGTTTGCCGGATCGACGAAGTGCTTGCCAGCCTTGCGCATCGCGCGGATCAGCGCCTCTGTCGCGTCGCGTCGCTCGTCCAGCACAGGCTCCCGCATGGCCAGCACCTTTTCTACCCCGCGCCGCCAGATCTGCGCGGTGGCCAGCACGATGACGCCGACCCCGCGGTCGACCGCGATGCTGTTCCACGGCTCACCCACGCAGGCCCCGTCGATCTCTCCGCCGGCCAGCGCATCGGCGGTAAACGGCGGGGCGACGGTGACGATCTCGACATCTTCGTCCGGGCGGATACCGCAGGCCGAGAGCCAGTAACGCAACATGTAGTTGTGGCTGGAATAGCGATGGACGACCCCGAAGCGCAGCCGCCGTCCGGCTTCGCCGCGCGCCTTGGCGACTTTGGCCAGCGCCTCGCCCACCTTGCGCGGATCGCCCAGCGCACCCGGCTCGGCGATACGCGTTGCAAGCTCGCTCGACAACGTGACCGCATTGCCGTTCAGGCCCAGCACGAAGGGTACTGCCAGCTTTTGCGCAGGCCGCCCGCGCCCCAGCGTCGTCGCCAAGGCCAGCGGGGCGACGAGATGTGCCGCGTCGGTATGCCCGTACAGCAAACGATCGAGCACCGTCGCCCAAGACACGTCGCGCACGAATTGCAGGTCCAGCCCCTCGTCGGCAGCGAATCCGTGTTCGTGCGCAAGGATCGGCAGGCAGGCATCGACAAGTGGCAGGAACCCGATGGTCAGCGTTTCGGTCACGTCAGTCTCCCATCAGTTCGTGAGCGGTGACCACCGCTTCTGCTATGTGCACGATCTTGCGCGACGAACTCATCGCCTTGCGACGAAGCTCGGCATAGGCCTCTGGCTCGGTTACGCCCTTGGTGTTCATCAGGATGCGCTTCGCCTTGTCGATGGTATCCCGCTCGGCCAGTTTGCCGCGCGCTTCGTCAAGATCGGTCTGAAGCCGGGCGAAAGCGTTGAAGCGCTTGATCGCAACATCGACCAGCGGGCGAATGCGCCCCGCCGCCAGCCCGTCGACAACATAGGCGGAAACCCCCGCATCGATGGACGCGGCAATGGCATCGTCGTCGCTTTCGTCGACGAACATCGCGATGGGCTTGGCCAGCGCGCGGCTGACCGCGAAGTATTCTTCCAGAACGTCGCGCGAAGGGTTGCCGAGGTCCATCAGGACGACATCGGGCTCGATCTCGGCAATGCGGGCCAGCAGCCCGTTGCGCTGCGAAACGACGAATATCTCGCACCCTGGAAGATCGGCCAGGCCATCTTCCATGATCGAGGCGCGCATGGCGCTTTCGTCGACGATGGCAATTCGCATGCGCGTCTTGTGCAGCGCACCATCGGCTTTGACAAGCGGGAGACTGTCCTGAAAACCTAGATCAGGCCGTCGGTCGTGCACGGCTACTTGCGAATGCGCGTGCCGGTGGCGTGGATCACCGCGTT
The sequence above is a segment of the Croceicoccus naphthovorans genome. Coding sequences within it:
- a CDS encoding ABC transporter ATP-binding protein — translated: MEQPILSLQGVTKSYTGKTGTTTNVLGGIELDVAEGEFIAILGFSGAGKTTLISTVAGLVEPDDGQILLRGEPIDGPDKERGLVFQSYSLFPWLSVQQNVALAVDAVHKDKSKVERAALVKQKVELVGLGHAMDRKPAQLSGGMRQRVAVARALAMEPEILLLDEPLSALDALTRAKLQDEIERIREEEKRTIILVTNDVDEALLLADRVAVLTPAPAARIGKIFEVDVPRPRDREGVNDDEHFKALRNRIVNYLSTLNAESSTVGESATALPGVAPLDLAPPPKAYQEAGKTNVENRYLEFFKLDKVYPTPNGPLKVVDDFNLIMDKGEFVSLIGHSGCGKSTVLTMAAGLNEISGGGIVLDNREISAAGPDKAVVFQAPSLMPWLTARQNVALGVERVYPHASRAERRDIVDYYLDRVGLIDAKEKMAAEMSNGMRQRVGIARAFALSPRLLLLDEPFGMLDSLTRWDLQDVLVEVWNRTKVTAIMVTHDVDEAILLADRVVMMTNGPNATIGKVLKVDLPRPRDRKALLEHPQFYQYRQEVLHFLAEYDHGPAAKAA
- a CDS encoding ABC transporter permease, yielding MATVFADRHDPETPTMEGATGSGSVSVGGKVAVPDAETATAEPKKPNPAVAKGAALAKGLIAPVLGVLAFLALWGVLAPQVDTSLGALPGPVEVAEQGVALYDEWVAGKEAEAQFYADQNARNTAAIAAGNPAGVRDFTYAGAPTFLDQIFTSLKTVALGFILATLVAVPIGLAAGLSPLFNAAINPLIQIMKPVSPLAWLPIVTMVISAMITNADPLLPKAFVISALVVMLCSLWPTLINTAVGTASIDKDLLAVGRVLKLGTFAKLTKLVLPASLPYIFTGMRLSLGVGWMVLIAAEMLAQNPGLGKFVWDEFQNGSSQSLARIMFAVVVIGFIGFGLDRIMMALQALVSKNRTI
- a CDS encoding CmpA/NrtA family ABC transporter substrate-binding protein yields the protein MRSANGFGFSRRVALAGIGAITASLALAGCGSSSDAPAAQNVTAASVDGAIEKPNLKLGFIKLTDMAPLAIAKEKGFFADEGLNVELEAQANWKVLLDGVIGGQLDGAHMLAGQPIAATIGYGTKADLIAPLSMDLNGNAITVSNKVWDEIKGDLPMEGGKVKHPISASALKPVVKARNEQGKPFKMGMVFPVSTHNYELRYWLAAGGLNPGYYTDGDVGGTVDADVQLSVTPPPQMPATMEAGTIEGYCVGEPWNQAAVFKKIGVPVITDDEIWNDNPEKVFGIRKDFAEKYPATTAAILRAMIRAQQWLDADGGANRPEAVKILSQSNYVGADYDVIAASMTGKFTFAPGDTRDAPGFNIFFDKYAGYPYYSDAIWYLTQMRRWGQISQDQTDQWYADTAKAVYRPDLYLAAANKLVEDGVIPAASVPETDGYRGEQSGFIDGITFDGKTPNAYLAKFPIGLKQGQTVTASGVK
- a CDS encoding ABC transporter substrate-binding protein, yielding MTETLTIGFLPLVDACLPILAHEHGFAADEGLDLQFVRDVSWATVLDRLLYGHTDAAHLVAPLALATTLGRGRPAQKLAVPFVLGLNGNAVTLSSELATRIAEPGALGDPRKVGEALAKVAKARGEAGRRLRFGVVHRYSSHNYMLRYWLSACGIRPDEDVEIVTVAPPFTADALAGGEIDGACVGEPWNSIAVDRGVGVIVLATAQIWRRGVEKVLAMREPVLDERRDATEALIRAMRKAGKHFVDPANWAENARILARPEYCDADAEVIGRAISDKLVLSKGSAPIHYGDFMFQHSEAANFPWVSQAMWLYSQMSRWDHLPYTAADALAAAGVFRPDVYRSALIGTGDPLPGASSKVEGSVAGPLAVGTQQGDITLSANTFFDGKVFDPDRVEAYLAEGG
- a CDS encoding ANTAR domain-containing response regulator, whose amino-acid sequence is MRIAIVDESAMRASIMEDGLADLPGCEIFVVSQRNGLLARIAEIEPDVVLMDLGNPSRDVLEEYFAVSRALAKPIAMFVDESDDDAIAASIDAGVSAYVVDGLAAGRIRPLVDVAIKRFNAFARLQTDLDEARGKLAERDTIDKAKRILMNTKGVTEPEAYAELRRKAMSSSRKIVHIAEAVVTAHELMGD